From the genome of bacterium, one region includes:
- a CDS encoding aminotransferase class V-fold PLP-dependent enzyme: protein MTTPAPFSQRLCDCTQAAPRGPVQTRDEADERRFLERLRAGVIGTGVAMETPYGTKPLRYFDFIASGRFHRDVEEEIAERVLPYMANTHTESSFTGRHMTHLFENAFRRIARYMRANEDDVVIPVGSGSTGTINRLINVLGLRLPDQLDEKYCLRDHIPASERPVVFRSLMEHHSNDICWRETIAETVYVELNERGCICPNDLAEKMQPYKNRKLKFGTFSAASNVTGILNDCHALARVLHEHGAYAFFDYAAAGPYVEIDMHPEHDPQGYFDAVFLSVHKFLGGPRTPGILVANKHLFTNRVPAEPGGGTVLYTSPWDHRYLSSIAHRETGGTPPIVQSIQAGLAFDLKAAIGTERIARIEHDYMQRALKEWIRNDKILILGLTEAKRLGVFSVIFKDLHHNLAAALFNDLFGIQVRGGCMCAGPYGHLLLHIEQTHSAEIRERLDHGHIGEKPGWVRISLSPTVSEEEFEVLLEAVDHISKHGKKYEPQYKLVDESGEWVCEGCGHQVLNMD, encoded by the coding sequence ATGACGACCCCCGCTCCTTTTTCGCAACGACTGTGTGACTGTACTCAGGCCGCACCGCGCGGTCCGGTCCAGACGCGTGACGAGGCCGACGAACGCCGATTTCTCGAGCGTCTCCGGGCCGGTGTGATCGGCACGGGCGTTGCGATGGAGACGCCGTACGGCACGAAGCCGCTGCGCTATTTCGACTTCATCGCTTCGGGCCGATTTCATCGCGACGTTGAAGAGGAGATTGCCGAGCGCGTGCTGCCGTATATGGCGAATACGCACACGGAGAGCTCGTTCACCGGGCGGCACATGACGCATCTGTTTGAGAACGCGTTTCGCCGCATCGCGCGCTACATGCGGGCCAATGAGGACGACGTGGTGATTCCGGTGGGCTCGGGTTCGACGGGGACGATCAACCGGTTGATCAACGTTTTGGGTCTGCGCTTGCCGGATCAGTTGGACGAGAAATATTGTCTGCGCGATCACATTCCGGCGAGCGAGCGGCCCGTCGTTTTTCGTTCGCTGATGGAGCATCACTCGAACGATATTTGCTGGCGCGAGACGATTGCCGAGACGGTCTACGTTGAGCTAAACGAGCGCGGCTGCATTTGTCCGAATGACCTGGCCGAGAAGATGCAGCCGTACAAGAATAGGAAATTGAAATTCGGGACGTTCAGCGCGGCGTCGAACGTGACCGGAATTCTAAACGACTGCCACGCATTGGCGCGGGTGCTGCATGAGCACGGCGCGTACGCCTTTTTCGATTACGCGGCAGCGGGGCCGTACGTGGAGATTGACATGCATCCGGAGCACGATCCGCAGGGCTATTTCGACGCGGTGTTTTTGTCGGTGCACAAATTTCTGGGCGGCCCGCGCACGCCGGGGATTTTGGTGGCGAACAAGCATCTGTTCACGAACCGTGTTCCGGCGGAGCCGGGCGGCGGGACGGTGCTTTATACTTCGCCGTGGGATCACCGCTATCTGTCCTCAATTGCGCACCGCGAGACGGGCGGCACGCCGCCGATTGTGCAGAGTATTCAAGCCGGACTGGCCTTCGATCTCAAGGCGGCGATTGGCACAGAGCGCATTGCGCGGATTGAGCATGACTACATGCAGCGCGCGCTGAAGGAGTGGATTCGCAACGACAAGATTCTGATTCTTGGCCTGACGGAAGCGAAGCGGCTGGGAGTATTCAGCGTGATCTTCAAGGACCTGCACCACAATTTAGCGGCGGCGCTGTTCAATGATCTGTTCGGAATTCAGGTGCGCGGCGGCTGCATGTGCGCGGGACCGTATGGTCACCTGCTCTTGCACATTGAGCAGACGCATTCGGCGGAAATCCGCGAGCGGTTAGATCATGGACACATTGGCGAGAAGCCGGGTTGGGTGCGGATCAGTCTGTCTCCGACGGTGAGCGAGGAGGAGTTTGAGGTGTTACTGGAGGCGGTGGATCACATCAGCAAGCACGGCAAGAAATACGAACCGCAGTACAAGCTGGTGGATGAATCCGGCGAGTGGGTGTGTGAAGGCTGCGGGCACCAGGTTTTGAACATGGATTAG